CACGCAACTCAAGCATTATCGCCTTCAAATTTTGTGCTTTGCATTCTATGGTTACCTCGCCATAGGCTATGCTCAGATCAGTGATGTGATTGATTAGTTTAGACTTGAGCTCGTCAACCAAATGATCATTTTTAGTCATCTAATTTGCACCTTTAATGACCCTATAACAATTTAATTAGAAAAGTAATTCATTAATATGATCTACAACATTCACCTTCAATGAATCAATTTGTCTAAACTAAATGGTACTAGGCATCTAATATATTTTTACGCCTGATTTTGTTCTGTAATTGAATAATGCCGTAAAGCAATGCTTCAGCTGTTGGAGGACATCCTGGTACGTAAACATCAACTGGCACAATACGATCACAACCACGCACTACCGAGTAGGAATAATGATAATATCCCCCCCCATTAGCGCAAGAGCCCATTGAAACAACCCAACGTGGTTCAGGCATTTGATCATATACTTTACGTAAAGCAGGAGCCATTTTATTACATAAGGTTCCCGCAACGATCATGACATCAGATTGACGTGGACTTGGGCGAAAAATAATACCAAATCTGTCTAGATCATAACGTGCGGCACCAACATGCATCATTTCTACTGCACAGCAAGCCAAACCGAAGGTCATAGGCCACATTGAACCACTGCGAGCCCATCCAACGAGTTTATCGACCGAAGTCGTTAAAAAACCATTTTTTTGCAATTCTGCAACCGCCATAGCGAGCCTCTAAGCAGTTAAATTTAACAAAAGAAATCACAAAGACTTCTTGACTATATACGAGGAGGAATTATTCCCATTCCAATGCGCCTCGTTTCCATTCATAAATAAAACCAATAACTAATAACCCAAGGAAAAGCAACATTGCGGCACATCCAAACCAACC
This Legionella fallonii LLAP-10 DNA region includes the following protein-coding sequences:
- a CDS encoding NuoB/complex I 20 kDa subunit family protein produces the protein MAVAELQKNGFLTTSVDKLVGWARSGSMWPMTFGLACCAVEMMHVGAARYDLDRFGIIFRPSPRQSDVMIVAGTLCNKMAPALRKVYDQMPEPRWVVSMGSCANGGGYYHYSYSVVRGCDRIVPVDVYVPGCPPTAEALLYGIIQLQNKIRRKNILDA